A single Gammaproteobacteria bacterium DNA region contains:
- a CDS encoding hydroxymethylglutaryl-CoA lyase — MKTPKTVKIVEVSPRDGLQNEHEFVPTKTKIEFINLLTAVGFTTIETTSFVSPKWIPQLADSALVFQKIHKAKGVNYPVLIPNMQGLESALAVGVKEIALFTAASESFTHKNINCSIDESFQRFIPVIDAAKAVDIRIRGYVSCALVCPYEGEIRPQAVADVAARLYELGCYEISLGDTIGAGTPNKTQAMLEAVATKVPIHAIAGHFHDTYGQALANILASLQMGVSIFDSSVSGLGGCPYAKGASGNVATEDLVYMLQGMEIETGINLNKLIDAGVFICKHLGKLSRSKVSIATLAKREVQE; from the coding sequence ATGAAAACGCCAAAAACAGTAAAAATCGTTGAAGTCAGTCCAAGAGATGGCCTACAAAACGAACACGAATTCGTCCCCACAAAAACTAAAATTGAATTTATCAATTTATTAACCGCTGTCGGTTTTACAACCATAGAAACAACCAGCTTTGTTTCCCCCAAATGGATTCCCCAATTAGCCGACAGCGCCCTAGTTTTTCAAAAAATCCATAAAGCCAAAGGCGTCAATTACCCCGTATTGATCCCCAATATGCAAGGATTAGAGTCCGCATTGGCCGTCGGTGTTAAAGAAATCGCGCTATTTACAGCGGCTTCTGAAAGTTTCACCCATAAAAACATCAATTGTTCAATCGATGAAAGTTTTCAACGTTTTATACCGGTGATTGACGCTGCCAAAGCAGTTGATATACGTATTCGTGGCTATGTCTCCTGTGCCTTGGTCTGTCCCTATGAAGGCGAAATTCGTCCGCAGGCGGTGGCTGATGTGGCTGCCCGATTATATGAACTGGGATGTTATGAAATTTCACTGGGTGACACCATTGGCGCCGGCACACCAAATAAGACCCAAGCCATGCTAGAAGCCGTTGCCACAAAAGTACCCATCCATGCGATTGCTGGTCATTTTCATGATACTTATGGCCAGGCTTTGGCCAATATTTTAGCCTCATTACAAATGGGGGTGAGCATATTTGACAGCAGTGTGTCAGGGCTTGGCGGCTGCCCCTATGCCAAAGGCGCCTCCGGCAATGTGGCAACTGAGGACTTAGTCTACATGCTGCAGGGTATGGAAATAGAGACAGGCATCAATTTAAATAAACTCATTGACGCCGGTGTATTTATTTGCAAACACTTAGGCAAACTGTCACGCTCCAAAGTGAGCATTGCAACGCTGGCCAAACGCGAGGTTCAAGAATGA
- a CDS encoding enoyl-CoA hydratase/isomerase family protein: MNDNVFFTQDERGVATITLNRPELHNAFDDALIKNLITILQQLQNNAEVKVVVLAAAGKSFSAGADLNWMKRMSGYSYAENLKDAQALSELLQTLKLLKQPTIARVQGATFGGGVGLVACCDMAVASNKASFCLSEVKFGLIPAVISPYVLATIGERAMRRYALTAEIISAEEAQRLGLVSVVTTPEQLDTALQELLHYLLQNSPQAVSAAKALINRVSSNPYDERHLQLNTEAIATIRVSPEGQEGLNAFLTKRKPAWCPKEF; encoded by the coding sequence ATGAACGACAATGTATTTTTTACTCAGGATGAACGGGGAGTGGCGACCATTACCTTAAACCGCCCTGAGCTGCACAATGCCTTTGATGATGCATTAATTAAAAACTTAATCACAATACTGCAACAATTGCAGAATAATGCCGAGGTCAAAGTTGTCGTGCTGGCGGCGGCCGGCAAAAGTTTTTCTGCAGGAGCTGATCTTAACTGGATGAAACGCATGTCGGGTTATTCTTATGCAGAAAATCTCAAAGATGCCCAAGCTTTATCAGAATTATTGCAGACGCTTAAGCTGCTCAAACAACCCACGATTGCTCGAGTGCAAGGTGCAACTTTTGGCGGTGGCGTAGGTTTGGTAGCGTGTTGTGATATGGCAGTTGCTTCCAATAAAGCCAGTTTTTGTTTATCCGAAGTGAAATTTGGTTTAATTCCTGCCGTCATCAGTCCTTACGTCCTGGCAACCATCGGTGAACGTGCGATGCGGCGTTATGCCTTGACTGCAGAAATTATTTCGGCTGAAGAGGCACAGCGTTTAGGCTTGGTGTCGGTGGTAACAACACCTGAACAATTAGATACTGCCTTACAAGAACTGTTACATTACTTATTGCAAAATAGTCCTCAAGCCGTCAGTGCTGCCAAAGCCTTAATCAATCGTGTAAGCAGCAATCCTTATGACGAACGACATTTGCAACTAAATACAGAGGCAATTGCCACAATTCGCGTTTCCCCTGAAGGGCAAGAAGGATTGAATGCGTTTTTGACCAAGCGCAAACCCGCTTGGTGTCCTAAAGAATTTTAA
- a CDS encoding DUF1543 domain-containing protein → MHLYMIYLGGKHTNSLIELHDVRFVAGNTIEETYPLLRESWWGVPDSLHLDAWGIVRQVDGYDIHLKDFPSQGREQLYFANLGGYDPLEFTELHKNICIVAENDLEAKKKARDKITDWKLPHKDYIHAVEGVWQIQTMLAAQNQFIHLELAKKTLPFEFTSNYVPIAV, encoded by the coding sequence ATGCACTTATATATGATTTATTTAGGCGGGAAACACACAAATTCTTTAATTGAATTACATGATGTGCGTTTTGTCGCGGGCAATACGATTGAAGAGACTTACCCTTTACTGCGAGAAAGCTGGTGGGGTGTGCCTGACAGTTTGCATTTAGATGCTTGGGGGATTGTGAGACAAGTGGATGGCTATGATATTCATTTGAAAGATTTTCCTAGCCAGGGTAGAGAGCAGCTCTATTTTGCTAATTTGGGCGGCTATGATCCTTTAGAATTTACCGAGCTGCATAAAAATATTTGTATTGTTGCTGAGAATGACTTAGAGGCTAAAAAGAAAGCCAGGGACAAGATTACCGACTGGAAATTACCGCATAAGGATTATATTCATGCAGTGGAGGGAGTTTGGCAAATACAGACGATGCTGGCCGCGCAGAATCAATTCATCCATCTTGAATTAGCGAAAAAAACTCTTCCTTTTGAATTTACTAGCAATTATGTGCCTATTGCAGTTTAA
- a CDS encoding NAD(P)-dependent oxidoreductase, whose product MPQPINTKKNLFISGANGQVGKLLQKHLSPHYNLRLGDITQCDTAYSQDIHSIDILQPQMLNTVLDNIDCVIHLAAIATEIDDADAVLTTNILGTKNMLEATRQAQVPRFILASSIHAVGFYPRTQTLSRLITPRASGFYGVSKIASEALVRLYADKYGLSGICLRINSLQPQPKDKRQLTTWLSEGDAVRLFQAAIEAPLDLHFEIIYGISNNTRKKLDNTGAQIAFSPQDDAENYLEVLEKNALPEGEIAQLFHGGPFTEKFFDGDLDKTLTHPL is encoded by the coding sequence ATGCCACAACCAATCAATACCAAAAAAAATCTTTTCATCAGCGGCGCCAACGGCCAAGTAGGAAAATTACTGCAAAAACATCTATCTCCTCATTACAACCTACGCCTGGGTGATATTACCCAATGCGATACCGCCTACTCTCAAGATATCCACTCGATCGACATTTTACAACCGCAAATGCTCAATACGGTATTGGATAATATCGACTGCGTCATTCACCTAGCAGCCATTGCCACAGAAATTGACGATGCCGATGCCGTCTTAACCACCAATATTTTAGGCACCAAAAATATGCTAGAAGCCACCAGACAAGCCCAGGTCCCACGCTTTATTCTGGCCAGCTCCATCCATGCGGTGGGTTTTTATCCACGCACCCAAACTTTATCACGCCTTATCACCCCAAGAGCCAGCGGATTCTACGGCGTCAGCAAAATTGCCAGCGAAGCTTTAGTCCGATTATATGCTGATAAATATGGCTTATCTGGTATTTGTCTTAGAATTAATTCATTACAGCCACAACCCAAGGACAAACGCCAATTAACTACCTGGCTGAGTGAAGGGGATGCAGTACGATTATTTCAAGCAGCCATTGAGGCACCACTTGATCTGCATTTTGAGATTATTTACGGCATCTCCAATAACACGCGTAAAAAACTCGACAATACAGGTGCACAGATTGCTTTTTCGCCGCAAGATGATGCGGAAAATTATCTAGAAGTGCTGGAAAAAAATGCGCTGCCGGAGGGTGAAATTGCTCAACTTTTTCACGGCGGACCATTTACTGAAAAATTTTTTGATGGTGATCTGGATAAAACTTTAACTCACCCCCTTTGA
- the guaD gene encoding guanine deaminase, with translation MNKSTAYRGAIFYFKDSATLENVPKRKQEGLGDNYKNSQYVYIEDGVLIVEAGKVKTAGAYADLKNKLDGMKVIDYSGKLITPGFIDTHQHACQSAIVAAYGEKLLEWLNDYVFPGESEYKDSDFARKNLNFFLDELVKNGTTTAVSYGPLYYEAMNIFFEELDKRNMRFITGNILMDTNPTSDFKLSTQENYDNTKKLIAKWHNKHRLSFCISPRFALSCSEQLLELCGALKKEHPDLYVQTHLDENVSEVEEVKRAFPWSKNYMDVYSHFGLVTPQTVFGHCVHLTEAELELFKQSQAIISTCPLSNNFLGSGLFNFEQARLYTDKITLGTDWGGGNSLSLFAVMDDVYKVAMLNSYKLPSMVRWFACTLGAAKALGLDHKIGNFSAGKEADFIVIDLKVSSFLRYRLAEEMDIFEKLFVLMTVGDTQNIEATYIYGEQAYIKSHG, from the coding sequence ATGAACAAGAGCACAGCTTATCGTGGTGCCATTTTTTATTTTAAAGATTCAGCCACGTTGGAGAATGTCCCCAAAAGAAAGCAAGAAGGATTGGGTGATAATTATAAAAATAGTCAGTATGTTTATATTGAAGATGGTGTTTTAATCGTAGAGGCTGGGAAAGTTAAAACAGCTGGAGCCTATGCGGATTTAAAAAATAAGTTAGATGGTATGAAGGTGATTGATTATAGTGGTAAGCTGATTACGCCTGGGTTTATCGATACCCATCAACATGCCTGTCAAAGTGCGATTGTCGCAGCTTATGGAGAAAAGTTACTGGAGTGGTTGAATGATTATGTGTTTCCGGGTGAAAGTGAGTATAAGGATAGTGATTTTGCGCGCAAAAATCTTAATTTTTTTCTCGATGAATTAGTCAAAAATGGTACCACCACTGCTGTTTCTTATGGGCCTTTGTATTATGAGGCGATGAATATATTTTTCGAAGAATTGGATAAAAGAAACATGCGGTTTATTACCGGTAATATTTTGATGGATACGAATCCGACCAGTGATTTTAAATTATCGACCCAAGAGAATTATGATAATACTAAAAAATTAATTGCCAAGTGGCATAACAAACACCGGTTGTCATTTTGTATTTCACCGCGATTTGCGTTGTCTTGTTCAGAGCAATTGTTGGAACTATGTGGTGCGCTCAAAAAGGAACATCCAGATCTTTATGTGCAGACCCATTTAGATGAAAATGTGTCAGAGGTCGAAGAAGTCAAGAGGGCTTTTCCTTGGAGTAAAAATTATATGGATGTGTATTCGCATTTTGGTTTGGTCACCCCGCAAACGGTTTTTGGGCATTGTGTGCATTTAACTGAGGCCGAATTAGAATTGTTCAAGCAGTCACAGGCGATTATTTCTACTTGTCCGTTAAGCAATAATTTTTTGGGTAGTGGGTTATTTAATTTTGAGCAGGCGAGGCTATATACAGATAAAATTACTTTAGGCACGGATTGGGGTGGGGGTAATAGTTTGTCGCTGTTTGCGGTGATGGATGATGTTTATAAGGTGGCGATGCTAAATAGTTATAAACTGCCGAGTATGGTGCGTTGGTTTGCTTGCACATTGGGTGCCGCTAAAGCCTTGGGCTTAGATCATAAAATTGGTAATTTTAGTGCGGGTAAGGAAGCGGATTTTATTGTGATTGATCTTAAGGTTTCATCGTTTCTTCGTTATCGTTTGGCAGAAGAGATGGATATTTTTGAGAAGCTGTTTGTTTTAATGACGGTGGGGGATACCCAGAATATTGAGGCTACTTATATTTATGGGGAGCAGGCGTATATTAAGTCGCATGGTTAA
- a CDS encoding MFS transporter — protein sequence MESKIYRVIVWVVATLFVVYSFCLNTAAAVFSGAVKTSLHAQDFEISLSMAAFILGFACMQIPAGYLLDKYNPRWVVSSGVLLLAAGNLMISYATGLIYFSLANFLQGLGAAYAFIAIGVLISQWFSAKAFPILFGLTQSVSCIFSGIIHYFFTLALKNYSWNQLYQKLAIFGFLLLILTVVFIKSPKHYQPALNLSLKKSLHAVLTNKQIRLCALAAATSFGVLLGYSGFWYLRIQEYYAVENLQAVIVSGIIFAGIGVGTPLLGFISNLVKSRVAVLHVTLVLGVMALLVGIYLPHYAINTLIIIKIVSFFIGFFLSGSMLFYTIVSEVSSNATRGVALSVTNTAVFLFNTLIIFVPYLFVTSTSNLFFTYLWLLPFCVMFSLLLLYFIKDKRSCL from the coding sequence ATGGAAAGCAAAATTTATAGGGTAATTGTTTGGGTGGTTGCCACCCTGTTTGTGGTTTATTCATTTTGTTTAAATACCGCAGCTGCTGTTTTTTCTGGCGCGGTCAAGACGAGTTTACATGCGCAAGATTTTGAAATTTCCTTAAGCATGGCAGCATTTATCCTAGGATTTGCTTGTATGCAGATTCCAGCTGGATATTTATTGGATAAATATAATCCGCGCTGGGTAGTGAGTAGCGGGGTTTTATTATTAGCAGCTGGGAATCTGATGATTTCCTATGCGACGGGATTAATCTACTTTTCTTTAGCTAACTTTTTGCAAGGATTGGGCGCGGCATATGCTTTTATTGCCATTGGTGTACTAATTTCGCAATGGTTTAGTGCCAAAGCATTTCCGATTTTATTTGGCTTGACTCAATCGGTTTCTTGCATTTTCTCAGGCATTATTCACTATTTTTTTACCTTAGCATTAAAAAACTATTCTTGGAATCAACTTTATCAAAAGCTGGCAATTTTTGGCTTTTTACTTTTGATTCTCACAGTCGTATTCATAAAATCTCCAAAGCATTATCAACCTGCTCTAAACCTTTCTTTAAAAAAATCCTTACATGCCGTGTTAACGAATAAACAAATTCGGCTTTGTGCTTTAGCGGCAGCGACTTCATTTGGGGTTTTGCTGGGTTATTCGGGTTTTTGGTATTTGAGAATTCAGGAATATTATGCAGTTGAAAATTTACAAGCGGTGATTGTCAGTGGCATTATTTTTGCTGGCATTGGTGTTGGTACGCCGTTGTTGGGTTTTATTTCTAATTTGGTTAAATCCAGGGTGGCGGTGTTGCATGTGACTTTGGTTTTGGGAGTGATGGCGCTATTAGTAGGTATTTATTTGCCGCATTATGCGATTAACACGTTAATTATTATTAAAATAGTTTCGTTTTTCATTGGATTCTTTTTGTCTGGGTCTATGTTGTTTTATACGATTGTCAGTGAAGTTTCTTCAAATGCCACACGGGGCGTTGCATTGAGCGTGACTAATACGGCGGTGTTTTTATTTAATACGTTAATTATTTTTGTTCCGTATCTATTTGTTACTTCTACTTCGAATTTATTTTTTACTTATTTATGGCTTTTGCCATTTTGCGTGATGTTTTCACTATTGTTGCTTTATTTTATCAAAGACAAAAGGAGTTGTTTATGA
- a CDS encoding aldo/keto reductase, with protein sequence MEYRSLGRSGLKVPVLSFGTGTFGGTTDFFKKWGTTDVKEATRLVDICLEAGVNLFDTANLYSLGDSEIILGKALQGRRDKALISTKATFPMGSGPNEVGSSRYHLIRECEASLKRLNTDHIDIYFMHGFDALTPVEETLSTLDNLIQSGKVRYIGCSNFSGWHVMKSLAISEKYGLGRYVVYQGYYSLIGRDYEWELMPLGLDQGVGLMVWSPLGWGRLTGKIHRGAPLPEGRIKSGGGENGPKVNDDYLYDVVDALSAIAQETNKTVPQVALNWLLQRPTVCNLVIGARNEEQLRQNLGAIGWQLTPEQMTTLDIASRHAPIYPYWHQAGFDMINPKPVPWV encoded by the coding sequence ATGGAATACCGATCTTTAGGCCGCTCCGGTTTAAAAGTACCTGTTTTAAGTTTTGGCACCGGAACATTTGGCGGCACCACTGACTTCTTCAAAAAATGGGGAACCACTGATGTCAAAGAAGCAACCCGACTCGTCGATATCTGTCTGGAAGCCGGTGTTAACCTGTTTGACACAGCGAATCTGTACTCACTCGGTGACTCAGAAATCATACTCGGCAAAGCCTTACAAGGTCGCCGCGATAAAGCCTTGATTTCCACTAAAGCCACTTTCCCTATGGGGAGCGGCCCCAATGAAGTCGGCTCTTCCCGTTACCATTTAATCCGCGAATGCGAAGCCAGCCTCAAACGCCTAAATACTGATCACATCGATATTTATTTTATGCACGGCTTTGACGCCCTGACACCGGTGGAAGAAACCCTAAGCACCTTAGACAATCTGATCCAAAGCGGCAAGGTGCGCTACATCGGCTGCTCCAATTTTTCCGGCTGGCATGTCATGAAATCTTTGGCGATTTCTGAGAAATACGGACTCGGCCGCTATGTGGTTTATCAAGGCTACTATTCCTTAATCGGCCGCGATTATGAATGGGAATTAATGCCCTTGGGTTTAGACCAGGGCGTAGGATTGATGGTATGGAGCCCGCTGGGCTGGGGGCGATTAACCGGTAAAATACACCGCGGCGCCCCCTTACCCGAAGGACGTATCAAATCTGGCGGCGGCGAAAATGGGCCCAAAGTAAACGATGATTATCTGTATGATGTAGTGGATGCCTTATCCGCCATAGCGCAAGAAACCAATAAAACCGTGCCTCAAGTCGCCCTCAATTGGTTATTACAACGCCCCACAGTCTGCAACCTGGTGATTGGCGCCCGCAACGAAGAACAACTCCGCCAAAACTTAGGCGCAATTGGCTGGCAGCTGACCCCTGAACAAATGACCACTTTGGATATTGCGAGCCGGCATGCTCCCATTTATCCTTACTGGCATCAAGCTGGGTTTGATATGATTAATCCTAAGCCAGTGCCTTGGGTTTGA